The genomic interval TCAGGGTCGTTCGACCGttgacgcgatcatgcgcgtcCGGTCCCTGACGGAGCAGGCGGTGGCTCAGGGGGCCGTGGCGCTGGCGATAAGCCTGGATATCGTCAACGCCTTTAACGCTCTACCCTGGGTTGCCATCAGGGAGGCCCTGGTGTACCACCGTGTGCCTCTCTACCTGCAGGCGATCGTCGGGAGCTACTTGCGCGACAGGTACATTGTGTACGTGGGCCAGGACGGTACGAGGACCCGGAGGGAAGTGTACTGCGGGGTTCCGCAGGGATCGGTCCTAGGACCACTCCTGTGGAATCTCGCGTACGACGCGGTTCTGCGTGTCGAGCTCCCCGCAGGCGTCAGCGTGATCTGCTACGCAGATGACACGCTGGTGCTGGCATGCGGGTGGAGCTTTGAGATGACCAGACGGCGAGCCGAGCTCGGAGTCGAACTCGTTGTCGCGAAAATCTGCGAACTGGGTCTTCGGATAGCTCCGCATAAGACGGAGGCGCTATGGTTCCACAAGTGACCGGTGAGCCGGGAACCACCCCGTTCGCAGATCATTCGCGTAGGTGACTCAAACGTCCAGGTGTCCAGGTACATGAAATACCTGGGCCTTGTCCTGGACGGTCGCTGGAGCTTTGAAGAACACTTCAAGCTCCTGGTCCCCCGGATCGAGAAGGCAGTGGGTGCGTTGCACAGACTGCTACCTAATCTCGGGGGACCGAGGGAGGAGATTCGCCGCCTCTATTCTGGTGTCGTGCGATCGATGGCCCTCTATGGGGCACCCGTTTGGTCACACCGACTGACGGGCACCCGCCGCTGCAAGACTAAGATCCTGAGTCTGCAGCGGAGAGTGGCCAGCCGCATGGTGCGGGGATATCGCACGATATCCTTCGAGGCGGCGACCCTTCTGGCGTGCTTTCCACCGTTGGACATCCTGGCGGAGAGGGACGCGAGGGTCTACGACCAGACTCGCGCCCTCCGTCAAAGCGGCGGAAGTGCGTCCTACCCTGCCAGCGTCCTCAAAGCGCTCAGGCGGCAGGAGCAGAGAAGTGCACGACGTGGTACGCCCGTCTCCGCGGAGATCGGTACGCGCATAAACGCGTCGTGAGTGCGATCCTGCCAGCCTTCGAGGCCTGGATGCGGCGGAAGCGACGAGTCACCTTCCGACTTACACAGGTGCTGACCGGTCACGGTTGCTTTGGAGAGTACCTGTGTAGGATCGACGCGAGGCGACGGCGGTTTGCCACCACTGCGGGGCGGACCAAGACGATGCACAACACACGCTAGAGGCGTGTCCCGCGTGGACCGCGGAAAGGCAAGTCTtggtacaatctcacataagcattcgggtatctatgaagatttaccctgcgtcaacaaaaaaaaaaaagtctccCGCAAAGCTCAGTCCTcagccctctgctttatagcatttatactcACGATCTCGAGCTGTCtgttaataacttttgtaacattcttcaatatgctgatgacattgttttatatcttAGATCCCCTTCAGTCCAAAACTTAACATTGCAATTAAACTCTGCTTCCGattatcttgacctatggctctctgaccatggcttatCTTTATCAGTAGATAAGACTCAGGCAGTTGCTTTTACACGAAAAAGGTTAATCCCCGTCTTTGATCTGTTTTGTGGGGATCAGCGTATCAACTTTGTCAATAAGGCGAAATTCTTAGGCATCATACTCGATAACAAGCTGAACGGAATTTGTCACTCTGagcatattatcaaaaaatgtgaaaaaggcattaacgtccttagagcagtctcaggtgtctggtggggagctcacccttattctctcaaactactgtacaatgcaatagttcgtactcatttggactatggactatTTGTTTTAGACCCATTTAATAAATCTGCATCCGATAAACTCAATAAAATCCAACATAAATGCCTTAGAATAATTATAGGAGCTATGAAGTCTTCTCCTACTAACGCCCTACAagttgaatgtgttgatcctccacttcaactgagaagacaatttttatgcgaccgCTTTGTGGTAAAATCATTACAGCTGTCCTCTCACCCTCTCTGGTCCCGTTTAAACATACTGTCCCAACTATGCGATCGCCCTAATAGTAAATCCTTGCTattagacagttttttaaaatttacaaaactccCTCATCCTATATTAAGATTCAATcttaatcctcttttttccactccaTTTAGAGAGTCCATAATCCTCCAATTGTCACAGACCTTGGTCTAATCAAAGGAGCCCCTGATACAAATGTTAAGTTTCAaagaatttttcatcaaaactgGTCAAACCACCTCCAGATATTACTGATGTCTCTAAAATATCCCCTGATAGCTGTGTCGGTTCAGACTGTTGGAtacccaaattcaaaattatcctCCAATTCAAATCCCCTCCTGAAACATCAATTTTTTCCGGTGAAGCGATTGCTATTCTGGAAGCAATTCTATTTGCCCACTCACATAACTTAAGACAGACTGTAATTCTGACAGACTCTCTGAGCTGCCTGCTCGCAATTAgggaaaatccgtttcgtagcaGGCGAAGATTTTTTATCATCCTTAAGATCAGGGAAGCTTTGCTTGCCTGCCATCAAAAAGCGTTGGAAATATTATTAGTCTGGATTCCAAGTCACTCTGGTATAACAGGCAATGACTCTGCAGACTCGTTCGCTAGATCTGCTATATCATCTGGTTTatctaatcattttaaaaattctactcAGGACTTGTGTGCTCTAGCGAAAACTCACCTCgataaatcctggaactctCTTTGGAAAGCATCATCAAAATCGAAGGGTAAATTTTATGCTTCTCTTCAACCAGACATTCcaaggcgaccttggttttcacTTCACAGGTAAGCTAATCGTTGGGTTTCCACAACTATCTCTCGTATACGCCTTGGTCATGCATGCACTCCCATACATCtgcgtaaaattaaagttagaggtcactctttgtgtgaatgtggtctagacgaaggttccttatcccatatatTGTTCTCCTGCCCCAATCTCATTCATCCTATATATgacgttctccctcctaaagtccctcgccctattaacgttgaatgtttgttaatgtttgtgtttagtccattttgtaaatttctatgtaaatatattgaacgcaataagattaagttgtaaattattttgtgattgttgttatgcattttaatagtagttgccttattttatttactttttatgtaattattattgttgtgttgttttaggttatgggtctccaattcgtctagtgctattatgccttcaaaattaatttgagcatgtaatctcgaccgaaccgatcaatctccatcgtgtcttctccatcgcacgtgacattggcgaaataatctgtgcctctttggcacaaataaaagccacaaaaaaaaaaatgcggtattaaataaaggcttaaattttgcaccggctccatccaaaataccgtttgaagacattatttgcaacgTGGAGGAGTgccttttcaaaaataacatcacaaaggaagacccggaagctattcgacaggacatttcgagtgttttacgtcgaagccggccaccgaaaagaaaccttactcgtgatgaatctattgcactgaagaacttacgcaacaataaagacattacagtcctccgagcagataagggaaacgcgaccgttgtgatggatacgtgtgattataaccagaaaatttccgcgattttatcggatgtaaaaacttataaaaaagtaactaaagaccctactaataacattcttaaaaagacatccgcattaatatcaaaacatcaagagaaattaaatctggacaaaaaatcactcgtgcctacatgtgctaagcctccaaaactgtatgggttacctaagatccataaaactggtgctccgctgcgtcctattgtaagccaaatcgatacaccaacatataccttggctcaacacatagcaaggatattatcacccctccgaggacacactgcggcatATGtaaaggattcttaccagtttgttggtgaaatcaaagaccttaaattaaccaacaacgagacaatggttagttttgatgtccagtcattgtttacctgcttacccatacaagactgcatcgaaattgtcaagaggaaactacagacacacaacatgcctattgaatatgcagagctgttacatcactgcctcacatctggttatttattgtggaatgatgaattctatgtacaagttgacggggtagccatgggttcgccagtatcccccgtggtcgccgatttattcatggaagacctggaggagagggctcttcgctccggaccaataacacctaggttttataaacggtacgtagatgacactttcacaatattacctagtgatctgacatctgcatttttagtacatcttaattctataattaaaaatattcaatttactatggaattagaggcaaataattctttagctttccttgacatccttattatcaagaatcctgataatacattaagtcacacagtttataggaaacccacacacaccaacaaatacctcaatggtgactcgcaccaccaccctagccagttagctaccgttggcaaatctttgtttcagagagcccaccatctctgcgatgctgaacacctagaggacgagctacgtcaggtcaagcttgcactccaccagaacaactgcccgtgcctcgccagcatcgcagaagccgtatcaagccacccacagttgagcgacaacctgcatttctaccatatgtgaagggagttacagacaggattggcaacatcttgaagcgagcttcgattaaaaccgtttacaagcctcataagaaagtgagccaattcttgagacctatcaagagtaatattcctttacaaactgcaggagtatataaactcgaatgtgagtgtggtttatcttacataggccaaacaaagagaagtatcggtaccagggtcaaggaacacataggagatgtcaaaaataggcgttcttcaaagtctgcagtctgtgaacatgctctggataaacctaaccattttatccgatttgataaaccacagatcctcgctaaagaacacagattcattcctagaatgatacacgaggctattgaaattcaaaaacatccgaacttcaataaagaagatggttggagactttctaacacctgggatccacttattaaaaatttaaaatcccaaatccaacagactgcaagacctaaagatacagttagtgccttctgcgtgcaaccggaacgttactcaagataccaattgagaaatcgttggcggtagttgttaataatatttcctttgttcttcaaatagacaaatgtcaccttagtctacccgtgaccacgaacgctgtaaagtgctcgaaacgtcgggatgtccaaaataattaatatacgcgattaaaatccgtaataactagttttatttaaatcatattttgtttCGTAAATATAGATCATTTGAGGTCATTTGACGCCAATGGTTAAGCAATTTGCCTATGTCCTAGCTTGTGTACCCATATTTCCACtaataaacagtataaaaacACACCTGCAAAGAAAATAACTTGATACTCTAATTCCTAAATATCAAACAGACC from Vanessa cardui chromosome W, ilVanCard2.1, whole genome shotgun sequence carries:
- the LOC124542507 gene encoding uncharacterized protein LOC124542507, whose translation is MKYLGLVLDGRWSFEEHFKLLVPRIEKAVGALHRLLPNLGGPREEIRRLYSGVVRSMALYGAPVWSHRLTGTRRCKTKILSLQRRVASRMVRGYRTISFEAATLLACFPPLDILAERDARVYDQTRALRQSGGSASYPASVLKALRRQEQRSARRGTPVSAEIGTRINAS